A genomic segment from Montipora foliosa isolate CH-2021 chromosome 9, ASM3666993v2, whole genome shotgun sequence encodes:
- the LOC137972156 gene encoding DNA-directed RNA polymerase III subunit RPC8-like — translation MFVLAEIKDTVRTKPWHFGLDLREAISTKLNKKLANKVVHNVGLCFFLHDITSIGDSYLFPGDGSSHTPVNFRFVVFRPFVDEILTGRIRSSNHEGVQVSMEFFDDIIIPYEYLQQPSKFDEDEQLWVWEYATEDGTHDMFMDINEEIRFRVVDEIFTDLSPAGPEMLSEKKSVDEVDNKRSPYTITGSISEPGLGLKTWWSG, via the exons ATGTTTGTTCTCGCTGAAATAAAGGATACTGTTCGAACAAAGCCCTGGCATTTTGGGCTCGATCTGCGCGAAGCTATCTCAACAAAGTTGAATAAGAAACTGGCAAATAAG GTTGTCCATAATGTTGGTTTGTGTTTTTTCCTACATGACATAACATCGATTGGTGATTCATACCTTTTTCCGGGCGATGGATCCTCACACACTCCTG TGAACTTCCGCTTCGTTGTGTTTCGTCCATTTGTTGACGAAATTCTAACTGGCAGGATCCGCAGCAGTAACCACGAAGGTGTCCAAG tgtCTATGGAATTCTTTGATGACATCATTATCCCATATGAGTATCTGCAGCAGCCTTCAAAGTT TGACGAAGATGAACAGCTGTGGGTTTGGGAATATGCGACAGAAGACGGGACACATGACATGTTTATGGATATCAACGAAGAGATCAGATTCCGAGTGGTAGATGAAATATTTACTGATCTGAGTCCTGCTGGGCCCGAGATGttaagtgaaaagaaaagtgttgaTGAAGTGGATAACAAAAGATCACCATACACTATAACA GGATCAATAAGTGAGCCTGGTTTGGGTCTCAAAACTTGGTGGTCAGGCTGA
- the LOC137972159 gene encoding placenta-specific gene 8 protein-like codes for MSEKPSTAYMTMQSGPNTGGPPPQVPMQPGYPPPQAGYPPPQAGYPPPVATQPGFSTTQTTVVVNQPPPLILQQGQRDWSSGLCSCFDDCYSCLMGTFCSWCLMCQVSERMGEGCMFATCCQGALIGLRVKLRTQQNIQGTLCNDYFEVACCGPCALCQLSRELDRCGNN; via the exons ATGTCTGAGAAGCCTTCCACAGCTTACATGACAATGCAATCTGGTCCAAACACTGGGGGCCCACCTCCACAGGTACCAATGCAGCCTGGGTACCCTCCACCCCAGGCGGGGTATCCTCCACCCCAGGCGGGCTACCCACCGCCAGTTGCCACTCAGCCTGGCTTCTCAACCACCCAGACAACCGTTGTGGTGAACCAACCACCTCCCCTGATTCTGCAGCAAGGACAGCGAGATTGGAGCAGCGGATTGTGTTCCTGTTTTGATGATTGCTACTCTT GCCTTATGGGCACTTTCTGTTCATGGTGTTTGATGTGTCAAGTCTCTGAGAGAATGGGTGAAGGTTGCATGTTTGCTACTTGCTGCCAAGGTGCATTGATAGGACTGCGAGTGAAACTTAGAACGCAGCAGAACATTCAG GGTACCCTGTGCAATGATTATTTTGAGGTGGCCTGCTGCGGACCTTGTGCGTTGTGTCAGTTGTCACGTGAGCTGGACCGTTGCGGAAACAACTAA